The following proteins come from a genomic window of Chloroflexia bacterium SDU3-3:
- a CDS encoding sugar phosphate isomerase/epimerase, whose amino-acid sequence MARPVTLFTGQWADLPFEQLLPLAKQMGYDGLELACWGDHFEVSKALSDPTYIPRKRELLEQHGLQCFAISNHLVGQAVCDPIDARHKGIVPPHVWGDGEPEGVRQRAAKEIADTARAAAAFGVKQVNGFTGSSIWHMLYSFPPNDFATIEAGYQDFADRWNPIMDVFDAEGVTFGLEVHPTEIAYDVVTTQKALAAIGNRKAFGINFDPSHLVHQFIDSVYFIETFADRIYHVHVKDSRININGRTSILGSHLNFGDSRRGWDFVSPGRGDVKWDPIFRALNAIGYTGPLSVEWEDSGMDRVFGATEAAAMIRRTDFTPSTVAFDAAFSKK is encoded by the coding sequence ATGGCGCGTCCTGTCACGCTTTTCACCGGCCAGTGGGCCGACCTTCCGTTCGAGCAGCTGCTGCCCCTGGCCAAGCAGATGGGCTACGACGGCCTAGAGCTGGCCTGCTGGGGCGACCACTTCGAGGTCTCCAAGGCCCTGAGCGACCCGACCTACATCCCCCGCAAGCGCGAGCTGCTTGAGCAGCACGGCCTGCAGTGCTTTGCGATCAGCAACCACCTAGTGGGCCAGGCCGTGTGCGACCCGATCGACGCCCGCCACAAGGGTATCGTGCCCCCCCACGTCTGGGGCGATGGCGAGCCAGAGGGGGTGCGCCAGCGCGCCGCCAAGGAGATCGCCGACACGGCCCGCGCCGCCGCCGCCTTCGGCGTGAAGCAGGTCAACGGCTTCACCGGCTCGTCGATCTGGCACATGCTCTACTCCTTCCCGCCCAACGACTTCGCCACTATCGAGGCGGGCTACCAGGACTTCGCCGACCGCTGGAACCCGATCATGGATGTGTTCGACGCCGAGGGCGTCACGTTCGGCCTAGAGGTGCACCCCACCGAGATCGCCTACGACGTGGTAACGACCCAGAAGGCCCTGGCCGCCATCGGCAACCGCAAGGCCTTCGGCATCAACTTCGACCCCAGCCACCTGGTCCACCAGTTCATCGACTCGGTCTACTTCATCGAGACCTTCGCCGACCGTATCTACCACGTGCACGTGAAGGATAGCCGCATCAACATCAATGGGCGCACCTCCATCCTTGGCTCGCACCTCAACTTCGGCGACTCGCGCCGTGGCTGGGATTTTGTGTCGCCGGGGCGCGGCGATGTAAAGTGGGACCCGATCTTCCGCGCGCTCAACGCCATCGGCTACACCGGCCCGCTCTCAGTCGAGTGGGAGGATAGCGGCATGGACCGCGTGTTTGGCGCGACCGAGGCGGCGGCCATGATCCGCCGCACCGACTTCACCCCCAGCACCGTGGCCTTCGACGCGGCCTTCTCCAAGAAGTAA
- a CDS encoding Gfo/Idh/MocA family oxidoreductase produces MADTIGVGLVGYKFMGKSHSNAYRQVASFFPDVKLRPALAALCGRDEAAVRAAAAEMGWQGYETDWRKLVARPDIGLVDVSTPGDSHAAIAIEAAKNGKHVFCEKPLANTLPEARQMLAAVRDAGVVGMVNFNYRRVPAIQLAKRLIESGRLGKIYHWRAVYLQDWIMDPNFPLVWRLDKSQAGSGTLGDLGAHIVDLARMLVGEITEVSGLTETFIKQRPVLAGTTGGLGAAGGPAMGEVTVDDAALFLTRFDNGAVGSFEVTRFANGRANYNSFEINGSKGSITFNLERMNELNVLLNDDQPDVAGFRNVLVTNGDVHPYMSAWWPAGHIIGWEHTFTHGVYDLLNGIADGVSPSATFEDGLRCQAVLDAVEASAGSRQWVEPDYQI; encoded by the coding sequence ATGGCAGATACTATCGGCGTCGGTCTTGTTGGCTATAAGTTTATGGGCAAGTCCCACTCGAACGCCTACCGACAGGTGGCGTCGTTCTTCCCCGACGTGAAGCTGCGCCCCGCGCTCGCCGCGCTGTGCGGGCGCGACGAGGCCGCCGTGCGCGCCGCCGCCGCCGAGATGGGCTGGCAGGGCTACGAGACCGACTGGCGCAAGCTGGTGGCCCGCCCCGACATCGGCCTGGTCGATGTCTCCACCCCCGGCGACAGCCACGCCGCCATCGCCATCGAGGCGGCCAAGAACGGCAAACACGTGTTCTGCGAGAAGCCCCTGGCCAACACGCTGCCCGAGGCCCGCCAGATGCTGGCCGCCGTGCGCGACGCGGGCGTGGTGGGCATGGTCAACTTCAACTACCGCCGCGTCCCGGCCATCCAGCTGGCCAAGCGCCTGATCGAGTCGGGCCGCCTGGGCAAGATCTACCACTGGCGTGCGGTCTACCTGCAAGACTGGATCATGGACCCCAACTTCCCGCTGGTCTGGCGGCTCGACAAGAGCCAGGCCGGGTCGGGCACCTTGGGCGACCTGGGCGCGCACATCGTCGACCTGGCCCGCATGCTAGTGGGCGAGATCACCGAGGTGAGCGGCCTGACCGAGACGTTCATCAAACAGCGGCCCGTGCTGGCGGGCACCACCGGCGGCCTGGGCGCGGCGGGCGGCCCGGCCATGGGCGAGGTGACGGTGGACGACGCCGCGCTGTTCCTGACCCGCTTCGACAACGGCGCGGTCGGCAGCTTCGAGGTCACGCGCTTTGCCAACGGCCGCGCCAACTACAACTCGTTCGAGATCAATGGATCCAAAGGCTCGATCACCTTCAACCTAGAGCGCATGAACGAGCTGAACGTGCTGCTGAACGACGACCAGCCCGACGTGGCCGGGTTCCGCAACGTGCTGGTGACCAATGGCGATGTCCACCCCTACATGAGCGCGTGGTGGCCCGCTGGCCACATCATCGGCTGGGAGCACACCTTCACCCACGGCGTCTACGACCTGCTCAACGGCATTGCCGATGGCGTGTCGCCCAGCGCCACCTTCGAGGATGGCCTGCGCTGCCAGGCCGTGCTCGACGCCGTCGAGGCCTCGGCAGGCAGCCGCCAGTGGGTCGAGCCGGACTACCAGATCTAG